TGCCAGCGGACCGGATTTTCTTGATGCAGCAGTTCTGCTGGGGTTCTTAGCAGTTGGCGCCCCGGCAGTCGACCcttataaaaataattcaacTGAGAGATGAGCTAACTTCCTGATGATGTCTTAGGACTATAAGTTTATAGACAAGACTGGCCTCCAGGCATTGTTTAAACGTACGGACACACGGCATTACAAGTAGAAAATGTGCATCGCAAGTCTGATGCAGATAAGCgggaatttttacaataaaGGCAGCAGTTGCTCAATGCAATTCATACATCTCTCTGTGCGCATTAACATGTCTGCATTTGcttctggagagagagagagagatagttTACCAGAATTAGGCAGAGAGAATCGTGTCTTCGCCCGTTTATCAGATTGCGCTGATCTCTCTTTAGGGTTACTTTGCGATCTGGAACCACGACCAGACCTGGCTTGGGCCACTTGAATTACATCCTTGACAAGCTTTGACTCTAGCTTGGAGTGGACTGCCTGATCAGAGGGCATCATATTCAATGACTTACAAGGTGAAGAGCCAACATCACTAGTCTGAGAAGGCCCCCTCTTCTGATTACAAAGATTTGTCGAAACCGGTTTCTTGCTGGCAGACTTCGACTGGGCTCCAGTGTCATCCGCACTCTGTGCCGAGCCACTTTCTTGAACTGTCACTCCATCACCGATATTAATGTCAAGAAATCGGTTCTCCCATGGATGAACTGCCATCCATCTCTCCAACCAGGTCCATCCCCAGCTGCTTTTGTCTGGTTCAAACCCGGTAGGCGCAGCCTGCTGTTTTGATCCTGCTTGCCACTGCATGAATACAGGGCCAGTGAagtaaaaagaagagagagattgtaaTTGCCACTGCATAGTACTATATGAGAGAGTTTCAGGCTCATGAAACCCGACGCTAGATTGTGACAGTAATTTTGATTGCGTTGATTGTCTCAGGCTGTAACCACACAAAACATGATGCACTATAAGTTGAGAAAAGATGGTGATCGTGCATAGAGTCCACTTCCGTTAGCATATACTATAATACTTGCTTAGTTCACAGTAAATTACCAGTAGGAAAACTTGTATTTACCAATTCATGCACCTCAGGGAGACAGAATTCATACTGGTAATTTACATATAGCATACAATTTAGTGATGCAAACATACATTGTACAGCATACATAATCCTCGTGCATTTCATCGATTGATGATGCAAATATTAAGTTAACCTGAGAAGATGCATCCCATATTCAGGTCGAGAGTAAATGATACCGCAAATTTTTGCACCGAAAGTTGAAAGTAATATAAACTACGAAGAACCCATCCATTTTGGTTGAGGGCTGAACTATATGGTACTCAATTTAACTGGTTTCTTAGGTCATACTTATGCCATAAAGACATGGAGAAGATATGCAATGTCTTCTACTTCAGTTATTCCGTCTTGAATTCACCCTTTTGTTGAGTTTACACACTTGGATTTGCAGCCTAAGATGCAAACAGCTTCTAATAAACTGAGTTTAAAATCTGGTATCACCAGAGAAGCCAGAGGAAAAGCATAGTTCACAGGTACGATTCCATTGTAATATCAAATATAGCTTACCTGATGAGCTAAAGCATAAGCCATGGCTCTTTCGCGCTTGGTTGCAGCCTCCTGCCTCTTCACTAACTTGGTTTGAATTTCTTCTACAGATCCTACGTGGTCACACCAACCTTCCTGTTTAAACACAAGAAATGCAACCACTCAATAAACCAA
The genomic region above belongs to Rhodamnia argentea isolate NSW1041297 chromosome 6, ASM2092103v1, whole genome shotgun sequence and contains:
- the LOC115734215 gene encoding protein IQ-DOMAIN 5-like isoform X1 — encoded protein: MGVSGKWIRGLVGLKKSQKSPSNKDEEKANSSQSHSKSLHSTNCSVGTETENIQDQLNRNYASHVGDTNEHFISDAACSPSTCVKVQKTDHHQQILREELAATRIQTAFRGFLARRAFSALKGLVRLQALVRGHAVRKQAAMTLRCMQALVRVQAHVRVRRGRLALESQTAEQKLKQQIGKEAQVRQIEEGWCDHVGSVEEIQTKLVKRQEAATKRERAMAYALAHQWQAGSKQQAAPTGFEPDKSSWGWTWLERWMAVHPWENRFLDINIGDGVTVQESGSAQSADDTGAQSKSASKKPVSTNLCNQKRGPSQTSDVGSSPCKSLNMMPSDQAVHSKLESKLVKDVIQVAQARSGRGSRSQSNPKERSAQSDKRAKTRFSLPNSGSTAGAPTAKNPSRTAASRKSGPLARCVSKES
- the LOC115734215 gene encoding protein IQ-DOMAIN 5-like isoform X2, coding for MKSPSTCVKVQKTDHHQQILREELAATRIQTAFRGFLARRAFSALKGLVRLQALVRGHAVRKQAAMTLRCMQALVRVQAHVRVRRGRLALESQTAEQKLKQQIGKEAQVRQIEEGWCDHVGSVEEIQTKLVKRQEAATKRERAMAYALAHQWQAGSKQQAAPTGFEPDKSSWGWTWLERWMAVHPWENRFLDINIGDGVTVQESGSAQSADDTGAQSKSASKKPVSTNLCNQKRGPSQTSDVGSSPCKSLNMMPSDQAVHSKLESKLVKDVIQVAQARSGRGSRSQSNPKERSAQSDKRAKTRFSLPNSGSTAGAPTAKNPSRTAASRKSGPLARCVSKES